The sequence below is a genomic window from Methanosarcinales archaeon Met12.
TATTGCCAATGTTCGCGCCCAACGCAGAGGGAATTGGCATATCAGAGACCATTGAGGGATTTCCTGCCGCCGATGCCGGCATGACGGGGGGCGAAATAATTACCCACGTAGGCGAGAGTGGGGTGAAGGGCATAGAGGACTTCAGGGGGAAGATGGCGGAGTTCAGCCCCGGGGACGTCGTCGAGATTCAAACAAATAAAGACGCGTATACAATAGAGCTGGGAGTCCATCCAGATGATCCAGGTAGGGCTTTTTTAGGTGTTCACCTTTTTCCCGTGACCGAATTCTATGCGGGACTGATGCACCCCATAGGATTCATCTTGCCGCAGGTTGGAACCATGCTGCCACTACTCTCTCCTGATTTCTTTGGTGCGGGTCTGGTGCATCGTGACGTCGTTCTCATCGCTCTGCAACTCGTATTTTGGGTTGGCCTTCTCAACTTCTGGTTGGGTGCGATAAATATGTTGCCAGCGAAGCCGTTTGATGGCGGACATTTGATGGGAGAATACGTTAAGATGTTGATACAGCGACTCGGTAGTAGAGATGAAAAAGTTGCAAATAATATCTCAAACTGGGTCAGTGTGTTATTTATTCTGATATATCTGGGCCCAATCCTACTAATCGTGATGACATGACTATGGAGCGCCTTATATTGGACGTGATCGTTGTGCTGCTGGTCCTCAGCACATACTGGATTGCCATAGCCATACTCGATAAAAAAGGGGTGCTTGA
It includes:
- a CDS encoding site-2 protease family protein — encoded protein: MYMDLPPWILIALILVGAWAVLVALNKRGTLSKHNLEVSGPLLLWRTNYGKGTIRFIAHRFRPLWKKVGVICIVISTVTMVFTAVMIIAQAILIIRTPEVIPPDVGAGEMILLPGLALPLTYGLVALIIAIVVHEFSHGILSEAEGMNIKSLGLGVLVALPLAFVEPDEEGIKNASSRSKMKMFAAGPAANILVFVISFLVFTQILLPMFAPNAEGIGISETIEGFPAADAGMTGGEIITHVGESGVKGIEDFRGKMAEFSPGDVVEIQTNKDAYTIELGVHPDDPGRAFLGVHLFPVTEFYAGLMHPIGFILPQVGTMLPLLSPDFFGAGLVHRDVVLIALQLVFWVGLLNFWLGAINMLPAKPFDGGHLMGEYVKMLIQRLGSRDEKVANNISNWVSVLFILIYLGPILLIVMT